In a genomic window of Brassica rapa cultivar Chiifu-401-42 chromosome A10, CAAS_Brap_v3.01, whole genome shotgun sequence:
- the LOC103847330 gene encoding uncharacterized protein LOC103847330, with product MQKDMRTPEDQHLPPGYPAAEEVFEQPGQDKNKKKPFETKQKGDRGFIEGW from the exons ATGCAGAAGGACATGAGAACCCCAGAAGATCAACATCTTCCACCAG GGTATCCAGCTGCAGAAGAAGTCTTTGAACAACCGGGACAAGACAAGAATAAGAAGAAGCCATTCGAGACAAAGCAGAAAGGAGACAGAGGCTTCATTGAAGGATGGTAA
- the LOC103847327 gene encoding metal-independent phosphoserine phosphatase, with protein sequence MGHECIDASKEFKFGEDVKSGVTEIVLVRHGETTWNAAGRIQGQIESDLNEVGLKQAVAIAERLGKEERPVAVYSSDLKRAKDTALMIAEACFCPEVTEVPDLKERHVGSLQGLYWKEGAEKEPEAYSAFFSSQNDLEIPGGGESFDQLCERSMNALEQIAKKHKGERVIVVTHGGVLRAIYLMITKASSAGKLLNASVNVVHFNEEKWIIDSWSDVSHLSSVGFLQRGFDGDSKP encoded by the exons ATGGGTCATGAATG TATCGATGCATCGAAGGAGTTCAAATTTGGTGAGGATGTCAAAAGTGGAGTGACTGAGATTGTTCTTGTTCGCCATGGAGAAACCACTTGGAATGCTGCTGGAAGAATCCAGGGACAAATAGAGTCAGACCTTAACGAAGTTGGGCTAAAGCAGGCTGTAGCA ATCGCTGAGAGATTGGGGAAAGAGGAGAGACCCGTAGCTGTGTATTCATCTGACCTCAAGCGAGCGAAAGACACTGCTCTGATGATCGCAGAAGCTTGTTTTTGTCCCGAG GTGACTGAAGTACCTGACTTAAAGGAGAGGCATGTGGGTAGTCTTCAAGGGTTGTACTGGAAAGAAGGAGCAGAGAAAGAACCTGAAGCTTACTCTGCTTTCTTTTCTTCCCAAAATGACCTCGAGATTCCT GGAGGAGGAGAGAGCTTTGACCAACTTTGTGAGAGATCCATGAATGCTCTTGAGCAAATTGCCAAGAAGCACAAAGGAGAGAGAGTGATAGTGGTGACTCATGGAGGAGTGTTAAGGGCAATTTACTTGATGATCACAAAAGCTTCATCAGCTGGAAAACTACTTAATGCTTCGGTGAATGTTGTTCACTTCAATGAGGAGAAATGGATCATTGATTCGTGGAGCGATGTCTCGCATCTCTCCTCCGTTGGTTTTCTCCAACGTGGTTTTGATGGAGACTCCAAGCCCTAG
- the LOC103847331 gene encoding DNA gyrase subunit B isoform X2 — translation MYGGRRVSLHEIKMVKVSMEREDNDSKNNRYKECYYAGGSSEYISCLNPDKKPLHDVMGFKRELNGIIMDIALQWYVDGYSDTMLGYANGIRTNDGGTHIDGAKASITRTLNNFAKQSKVFKDEDVTFSGEHVREGLTCVVSVIVPNPEFEGRTQTRLGNPYIREIVDQSVQMYLTEYFELHPDVLESILSKSLNAYKTALALKRVREVIRSNSVSTPCTISEKLTNCSSEKPEILVGRGVISGGAAKHGCDSLDKRFQSKRMREQPRRNSAVSTAHGKSLENTSDSSSDKKRQKTAAASNPRNSKDVSVKSDKGGSPGSDKIKHIPIGHVFQAEIPVWIAPTKKGKFYGSPGDSDTLRWLGTGVWPTYSLKKKAHYKKVGEGRKDTCSCASPGSTSCIKQHIREERELLEKDIGRAFYTWEFDQMGEEVGSKSWTAKEEQKFKALVKNNPLSSCDGFWKIASKSFPRKSEKDLTSYYYNVFLIRRMRLLAKSSSADHIDSDDDQNEHFLGG, via the exons ATGTACGGTGGAAGAAGGGTATCACTGCATGAGATCAAAATG GTTAAAGTGTCCATGGAAAGGGAGGATAACGACTCCAAAAACAACCGTTATAAAGAATGTTATTATGCTGGAGGCTCTAGTGAATATATCAGTTGCCTCAATCCTGATAAG AAACCACTTCATGATGTGATGGGTTTCAAAAGAGAGTTAAATGGTATCATCATGGACATTGCACTTCAATGGTACGTAGATGGATATTCAGACACAATGCTAGGATATGCTAATGGCATCCGCACCAACGATGGTGGAACACATATAGATGGTGCGAAAGCTTCGATAACAAGAACTCTTAACAACTTTGCGAAACAGTCCAAGGTGTTCAAG GACGAGGATGTTACTTTCAGTGGGGAGCATGTTAGGGAAGGACTGACTTGTGTTGTCTCAGTTATTGTTCCAAATCCTGAGTTTGAAGGTCGAACACAG ACGAGATTAGGGAATCCATATATCAGAGAAATTGTTGACCAATCAGTTCAGATGTACTTAACGGAGTATTTTGAATTGCATCCAGATGTGCTTGAGAGCATTCTCTCCAAATCTTTGAACGCTTACAAG ACTGCATTGGCTCTCAAGAGGGTAAGAGAAGTGATTAGATCAAATAGTGTATCAACGCCATGCACCATTTCTGAGAAACTAACCAACTGCTCTTCTGAAAAACCTG AGATTTTAGTAGGCAGAGGAGTTATTTCTGGTGGCGCTGCAAAACATGGTTGTGACTCTCTTGATAAGCGTTTCCAA AGCAAAAGGATGCGGGAACAGCCTCGACGTAATAGTGCAGTCTCTACAGCTCATGGAAAGTCTTTAGAGAATACTAGTGATTCAAGCTCTGACAAGAAGCGCCAAAAAACGGCTGCTGCTTCAAACCCACGAAACAGTAAAGATGTTAGCGTCAAGAGTGACAAAGGTGGATCCCCTGGTTCAGACAAAATCAAACATATCCCAATAGGTCATGTTTTCCAGGCTGAGATACCAGTTTGGATTGCGCCAACCAAGAAGGGCAAGTTCTACGGCAGCCCCGGAGATTCCGACACACTTAGGTGGCTAGGAACTGGTGTCTGGCCAACGTACAGCCTCAAGAAGAAAGCTCACTACAAAAAAGTCGGCGAAGGAAGAAAGGACACGTGTTCTTGCGCTTCTCCAGGATCAACCAGTTGCATAAAACAGCACATTAGAGAAGAAAGGGAGCTTCTAGAGAAAGATATAGGGCGTGCTTTCTATACTTGGGAGTTTGATCAAATGGGTGAAGAAGTGGGATCAAAGTCATGGACTGCCAAAGAAGAGCAAAAGTTCAAAGCTCTTGTGAAGAATAATCCTTTGTCAAGTTGTGATGGGTTTTGGAAGATTGCTTCCAAGTCTTTCCCAAGGAAAAGTGAGAAGGATCTCACTAGTTACTACTACAATGTTTTCCTCATCAGACGTATGAGATTGCTTGCTAAGTCTTCTTCTGCTGACCACATCGATAGTGATGATGACCAAAATGAGCACTTCTTAGGTGGATGA
- the LOC103847331 gene encoding DNA gyrase subunit B isoform X1: MYGGRRVSLHEIKMCVSQVKVSMEREDNDSKNNRYKECYYAGGSSEYISCLNPDKKPLHDVMGFKRELNGIIMDIALQWYVDGYSDTMLGYANGIRTNDGGTHIDGAKASITRTLNNFAKQSKVFKDEDVTFSGEHVREGLTCVVSVIVPNPEFEGRTQTRLGNPYIREIVDQSVQMYLTEYFELHPDVLESILSKSLNAYKTALALKRVREVIRSNSVSTPCTISEKLTNCSSEKPEILVGRGVISGGAAKHGCDSLDKRFQSKRMREQPRRNSAVSTAHGKSLENTSDSSSDKKRQKTAAASNPRNSKDVSVKSDKGGSPGSDKIKHIPIGHVFQAEIPVWIAPTKKGKFYGSPGDSDTLRWLGTGVWPTYSLKKKAHYKKVGEGRKDTCSCASPGSTSCIKQHIREERELLEKDIGRAFYTWEFDQMGEEVGSKSWTAKEEQKFKALVKNNPLSSCDGFWKIASKSFPRKSEKDLTSYYYNVFLIRRMRLLAKSSSADHIDSDDDQNEHFLGG; the protein is encoded by the exons ATGTACGGTGGAAGAAGGGTATCACTGCATGAGATCAAAATG tgtgtttctcAGGTTAAAGTGTCCATGGAAAGGGAGGATAACGACTCCAAAAACAACCGTTATAAAGAATGTTATTATGCTGGAGGCTCTAGTGAATATATCAGTTGCCTCAATCCTGATAAG AAACCACTTCATGATGTGATGGGTTTCAAAAGAGAGTTAAATGGTATCATCATGGACATTGCACTTCAATGGTACGTAGATGGATATTCAGACACAATGCTAGGATATGCTAATGGCATCCGCACCAACGATGGTGGAACACATATAGATGGTGCGAAAGCTTCGATAACAAGAACTCTTAACAACTTTGCGAAACAGTCCAAGGTGTTCAAG GACGAGGATGTTACTTTCAGTGGGGAGCATGTTAGGGAAGGACTGACTTGTGTTGTCTCAGTTATTGTTCCAAATCCTGAGTTTGAAGGTCGAACACAG ACGAGATTAGGGAATCCATATATCAGAGAAATTGTTGACCAATCAGTTCAGATGTACTTAACGGAGTATTTTGAATTGCATCCAGATGTGCTTGAGAGCATTCTCTCCAAATCTTTGAACGCTTACAAG ACTGCATTGGCTCTCAAGAGGGTAAGAGAAGTGATTAGATCAAATAGTGTATCAACGCCATGCACCATTTCTGAGAAACTAACCAACTGCTCTTCTGAAAAACCTG AGATTTTAGTAGGCAGAGGAGTTATTTCTGGTGGCGCTGCAAAACATGGTTGTGACTCTCTTGATAAGCGTTTCCAA AGCAAAAGGATGCGGGAACAGCCTCGACGTAATAGTGCAGTCTCTACAGCTCATGGAAAGTCTTTAGAGAATACTAGTGATTCAAGCTCTGACAAGAAGCGCCAAAAAACGGCTGCTGCTTCAAACCCACGAAACAGTAAAGATGTTAGCGTCAAGAGTGACAAAGGTGGATCCCCTGGTTCAGACAAAATCAAACATATCCCAATAGGTCATGTTTTCCAGGCTGAGATACCAGTTTGGATTGCGCCAACCAAGAAGGGCAAGTTCTACGGCAGCCCCGGAGATTCCGACACACTTAGGTGGCTAGGAACTGGTGTCTGGCCAACGTACAGCCTCAAGAAGAAAGCTCACTACAAAAAAGTCGGCGAAGGAAGAAAGGACACGTGTTCTTGCGCTTCTCCAGGATCAACCAGTTGCATAAAACAGCACATTAGAGAAGAAAGGGAGCTTCTAGAGAAAGATATAGGGCGTGCTTTCTATACTTGGGAGTTTGATCAAATGGGTGAAGAAGTGGGATCAAAGTCATGGACTGCCAAAGAAGAGCAAAAGTTCAAAGCTCTTGTGAAGAATAATCCTTTGTCAAGTTGTGATGGGTTTTGGAAGATTGCTTCCAAGTCTTTCCCAAGGAAAAGTGAGAAGGATCTCACTAGTTACTACTACAATGTTTTCCTCATCAGACGTATGAGATTGCTTGCTAAGTCTTCTTCTGCTGACCACATCGATAGTGATGATGACCAAAATGAGCACTTCTTAGGTGGATGA